The bacterium genome contains a region encoding:
- a CDS encoding sulfide/dihydroorotate dehydrogenase-like FAD/NAD-binding protein, whose product MFQILEKKIIAPGVTQAVLLAPEIARSRKAGQFVILRFYEKGERIPLTIADADPEKGTITIISQRTGKSTAYFEEMPISEGILDVVGPLGHPTHIERYGHVVCVGGGIGIAPIHPIAQAFRAAGNRVTSILGGRTRDLVILEDWMRRASDEVYIATDDGSYGQKGFVTDVLKERAEKGDHFDFAVAIGPVPMMKAVSGLTKTMGITTIVSLNAIMVDGTGMCGACRITVGGETKFVCVDGPEFDGHKVDFVQLMHRLNMFKDQEREATAAAQPVKEDENPNCIKKRAFDGKE is encoded by the coding sequence ATGTTTCAGATTCTGGAGAAAAAAATCATTGCTCCCGGAGTAACACAGGCGGTTCTGCTCGCTCCTGAAATTGCGAGGTCCCGTAAAGCGGGACAGTTTGTTATTCTGCGATTCTATGAGAAGGGGGAGCGTATTCCCCTGACCATAGCCGATGCCGACCCGGAAAAAGGAACGATCACCATCATTTCTCAGCGAACCGGGAAATCCACGGCGTATTTCGAAGAGATGCCCATCTCGGAAGGGATACTCGATGTGGTCGGGCCGCTTGGCCATCCCACACACATCGAGCGTTACGGCCATGTGGTTTGTGTCGGCGGAGGAATCGGCATAGCTCCGATTCACCCTATTGCCCAGGCGTTCAGGGCAGCCGGAAACCGTGTGACCTCGATCCTCGGCGGAAGGACCAGAGATTTGGTCATACTCGAGGACTGGATGCGCAGGGCGTCCGATGAAGTCTATATAGCGACCGATGATGGTTCATACGGCCAGAAGGGCTTTGTTACTGATGTTTTGAAGGAACGGGCCGAAAAAGGCGATCACTTCGATTTTGCCGTGGCAATCGGCCCTGTACCCATGATGAAAGCGGTCTCAGGATTGACCAAAACGATGGGAATCACCACGATAGTCAGCCTCAACGCGATCATGGTCGACGGCACCGGCATGTGCGGCGCGTGCAGAATCACGGTCGGAGGGGAGACGAAGTTCGTGTGTGTGGACGGCCCCGAGTTTGACGGTCACAAGGTCGATTTTGTCCAGTTGATGCACCGCCTCAACATGTTCAAGGATCAGGAGCGTGAGGCGACTGCGGCGGCGCAGCCCGTTAAAGAAGACGAGAATCCGAATTGTATAAAAAAGAGAGCGTTCGATGGCAAAGAATAG